Genomic window (Arthrobacter sp. StoSoilA2):
TGGACATCGGTCGCAGTTATGCCGCCGTGTCGGGCGATTTCAATCCCATCCATCTGAGCGTCCTATCGGCCAAAGCATTGGGCCTGAGGGGATCCATTGCCCACGGCATGTACCTTGCCTCCCGGGCGTTGGCAGATGTCGGAGCGGTCAAGTCTGATGCCTTCGCCTGGGACGTGACGTTTGAAGCGCCAGTATTCCTGCCGGCCCGGGTGGCGCTGGACATCTCCACCATCCAGGCGGAAACGGGGGCTTGGCAGCGTTCGGACTACGTCGCGTGGAACCCACGCAGCGGCCGGCGTCACTTCAGGGGCAGCGTGGCTCCCTTGTCTTAGGCCCTCCTTAAATCCTTGGGGGCGGGATATTCTCTGATCATGAGGGAACGCCACCTGACCGTACGGCGACAAGCAGCTGCAACCAGTGACTCCATCTGGGCTGTTTTAGCGGATTTCGGCAACCTCGCTGACGTCTGGAACGGCCTAAGGGCATCACAAACCATCGGTAACAGGACCCAAGGGCTGGGTGCCCGCCGTCGGGTACATTTGTCGCCCGTCGGCTCGATGATCGAGACCATCACCGAATGGGAGCGAGGCCGCGCCCTGGCAACGAGGAACGAGCCATCGGCGCTGGTGCCCTTCAAAGAAGCCGACTCCAGGCTCGTCCTCCAGCCAGATGGCGAAGGGACGGCGCTCACCTTTGACTACCGCTATGTGCCCAGAGGTGGGCCCGTCGGCCGCCTGACCGGTCCTTTGATTGACCGAATGCTGCGGGCGACCTTCGAAAGTATGCTCGCGGCGGTGGAGAAGGCTGCCAGCCAAGGCAATTGAGAGGGGGCCCTGGGCAAACGGTCGGCCGCATTCGAACATATGTTCTATTCTTGGATTTATGAGACCCAAGCAAGACTCCAAA
Coding sequences:
- a CDS encoding SRPBCC family protein, whose translation is MRERHLTVRRQAAATSDSIWAVLADFGNLADVWNGLRASQTIGNRTQGLGARRRVHLSPVGSMIETITEWERGRALATRNEPSALVPFKEADSRLVLQPDGEGTALTFDYRYVPRGGPVGRLTGPLIDRMLRATFESMLAAVEKAASQGN